The proteins below come from a single Maylandia zebra isolate NMK-2024a linkage group LG23, Mzebra_GT3a, whole genome shotgun sequence genomic window:
- the srd5a3 gene encoding polyprenal reductase, translating to MWSSDLIRYGKTKQSLKRDEWLRVFDVPKRWFWHFYAVSVGWNGLLLVLYLSFIFQHQSYPLWLSDFLDILTGAHSSDSQVLAVVPQLSTVLVQLLLWVHSLRRLLECLFVSVFSDGAMHLVQYMFGLGYYIMLGLTILCCDRMEKERSSLLSQLDWLLVAGFLLFIWASWLQHQSMVLLARLRTGKSGTVETLTHRVPKGGWFELVSCPHYFAELLIYISLSFVFRGLSFTWWLVYANLSSYNWYCNL from the exons ATGTGGAGCTCA GACCTTATTCGTTACggaaaaactaaacagagcttaAAGCGAGACGAATGGCTGCGGGTTTTTGACGTCCCAAAAAG GTGGTTCTGGCACTTCTATGCAGTCTCTGTTGGCTGGAATGGTCTTCTTCTGGTCTTGTACCTCAGCTTTATATTTCAGCATCAGTCATACCCTTTGTGGTTGAGCGACTTTTTAGACATTTTGACTGGCGCACACAGCAGTGACAGTCAAG TGTTGGCTGTAGTCCCACAGCTTTCCACCGTCCtggtgcagctgctgctgtgggTCCACTCCCTCAGGAGGCTGCTGGAGTGCCTGTTTGTCAGCGTTTTCTCTGATGGGGCGATGCACTTGGTACAATATATGTTCGGCCTGGGGTATTACATCATGTTAGGGTTGACGATCCTCTGCTGTGATCGTATGGAAAAAG AGAGAAGCTCCCTCCTCTCTCAGCTGGACTGGCTGCTTGTTGCTGGGTTTTTACTCTTCATTTGGGCCTCGTGGCTGCAGCATCAGTCTATGGTCCTGCTGGCCAGACTTCGCACTGGAAAGTCAG GAACAGTGGAAACGCTGACTCACAGAGTGCCAAAGGGAGGTTGGTTTGAGCTGGTTTCTTGTCCCCATTACTttgctgagctgctgatctacATCTCGTTGAGCTTTGTTTTCAGAGGCCTCTCTTTCACCTGGTGGCTTGTG TATGCCAACCTCTCGAGTTATAACTGGTATTGTAATCTCTAA